A window from Bubalus kerabau isolate K-KA32 ecotype Philippines breed swamp buffalo chromosome 5, PCC_UOA_SB_1v2, whole genome shotgun sequence encodes these proteins:
- the LOC129653660 gene encoding pregnancy-associated glycoprotein 2-like: protein MKWLGLFGLVALSECMVIIPITQMKTTRETLRERNLLTNFSEEHPYNLSQKAANDQNIIYHHPLRSYKDFSYIGNIHIGTPPQKFQVLFDTGSSSLWVPSIYCQSSSCYKHNSFVPCNSSTFKATNKIFNTNYSSTSIKGYLVYDTVRIGNLVSVAQPFGLSLKEFGFEDVPFDGILGLGYPRRTVTGATPIFDNLWKQGVISEPVFAFYLSSQKENGSVVMFGGVNRAYYKGELNWVPVSQVGNWHINIDSISINGTVVACKRGCQALLDTGTAFLRGPRGPVSKIQKLIHARPIGREHVVSCQAIRTLPPAVFTINGIDYPVPAQAYIQSLSGYCFSNFLVRPQRVNESETWILGEVFLRLYFSVFDRGNNRIGLAPAV, encoded by the exons ATGAAGTGGCTTGGACTCTTCGGGCTGGTAGCTCTCTCAGAGTGCATGGTCAT AATCCCTATTACGCAAATGAAGACCACGCGAGAAACCCTAAGGGAAAGAAATTTGCTGACAAATTTCTCTGAGGAACACCCTTACAACCTGTCCCAGAAAGCTGCTAATGATCAAAACATAATTTATCATCATCCCTTGAGGAGCTATAAGGAT TTTTCCTACATCGGCAACATCCACATTGGAACACCCCCTCAGAAGTTCCAGGTCCTCTTTGACACCGGCTCATCTAGCTTGTGGGTACCCTCCATATACTGCCAGAGTTCCAGCTGCT ATAAACACAATAGCTTCGTCCCTTGTAACTCCTCCACCTTCAAGGCCACGAACAAGATCTTCAATACCAACTACAGCTCTACGTCGATAAAGGGATATCTTGTCTATGACACTGTTCGG ATCGGGAACCTTGTTAGTGTGGCCCAGCCATTTGGCCTAAGCCTGAAGGAGTTTGGGTTTGAAGATGTACCCTTTGATGGCATCCTGGGACTAGGTTACCCACGCCGCACTGTCACAGGGGCCACCCCAATCTTCGACAACCTGTGGAAACAAGGAGTCATTTCTGAGCCTGTCTTTGCCTTCTACTTGAGCAG TCAGAAGGAGAACGGCAGCGTGGTGATGTTTGGAGGGGTGAACCGTGCCTACTATAAGGGAGAACTCAACTGGGTACCAGTGTCCCAAGTGGGCAACTGGCATATAAACATAGACAG CATCTCCATCAACGGGACAGTGGTTGCTTGTAAACGTGGCTGCCAGGCCCTCTTGGATACGGGGACCGCCTTTCTGCGTGGCCCAAGAGGACCGGTCAGCAAAATCCAGAAACTCATCCATGCCAGGCCCATCGGTCGTGAG CACGTGGTTTCCTGCCAAGCCATCAGGACACTGCCTCCTGCTGTCTTCACTATCAATGGGATAGACTATCCAGTACCCGCCCAAGCTTACATCCAA AGTTTGTCGGGCTACTGCTTCAGCAACTTTCTCGTGCGCCCACAGCGTGTGAACGAGTCGGAGACCTGGATCCTGGGTGAGGTCTTCCTGAGGCTGTATTTCTCGGTTTTCGATCGAGGAAACAACAGGATTGGCCTGGCTCCTGCAGTGTAA